In one window of Tellurirhabdus rosea DNA:
- a CDS encoding HEAT repeat domain-containing protein: MIQLLTEWWEWSDGPARLQALLLLLIGSFLLGGAGLLVNVLVLMRRREREQRREAKLRELAEDAIAAWMSGDMDDEALSRHFHRFVVQSRLNRRVVTDILYSTSKLLRGESQEPLQLLFRSLGLDRYCLKTLRQGVWHRQAYAARVLSQMQIHESIPVIWSKLNTQEMMLRIELISALAAFGDFSGLQRVEHSGQRLSDWEQLLLLERFRALELTELPPFENWLRSSEADWVLFGVRLCRYFNRLDKIVELGDLLGNPDERVQGAILDAFEYLGSPEVVEPLLAYVESAVGECLLRTLRLLGRLSDEEVVPLLMAYAVHADDAVRHTALHALRENFMAEEELLRLTGATHADNALTPSVS; encoded by the coding sequence ATGATTCAATTACTGACCGAATGGTGGGAATGGTCTGACGGACCGGCACGGCTACAGGCTCTGCTGCTGCTCCTGATCGGCAGTTTTCTGCTGGGCGGCGCGGGCCTGCTGGTCAACGTCCTGGTGCTGATGCGGCGGCGGGAACGGGAACAGAGGCGGGAAGCCAAACTCCGCGAGCTCGCCGAAGACGCCATTGCCGCCTGGATGTCGGGGGATATGGACGACGAGGCGTTGTCCCGGCATTTTCACCGGTTTGTCGTCCAGAGCCGGCTCAACCGCCGGGTGGTGACCGACATTCTTTATTCAACCAGCAAACTGCTCCGGGGCGAATCCCAGGAGCCGCTTCAGCTTCTGTTCCGGAGTCTGGGTCTGGACCGCTACTGCCTCAAAACGCTGCGGCAGGGCGTCTGGCACCGGCAGGCCTACGCCGCCCGCGTGCTCAGCCAGATGCAGATTCACGAATCCATCCCGGTGATCTGGTCCAAACTGAACACGCAGGAAATGATGCTGCGCATTGAACTGATCTCGGCCCTGGCGGCCTTTGGGGACTTCTCCGGCCTTCAGCGCGTCGAACACAGCGGGCAGCGGCTGTCGGACTGGGAGCAACTGCTGCTGCTGGAACGCTTTCGCGCCCTCGAACTGACCGAACTGCCGCCGTTTGAAAACTGGCTGCGCTCCTCCGAGGCCGATTGGGTGCTCTTTGGCGTGCGGCTGTGCCGTTATTTCAATCGCCTCGACAAGATTGTGGAACTCGGCGACCTGCTGGGCAACCCCGACGAGCGCGTGCAGGGCGCCATTCTGGACGCCTTCGAATACCTGGGTTCGCCGGAGGTGGTCGAGCCGCTGCTGGCGTACGTGGAATCGGCCGTGGGCGAATGCCTGCTGCGGACGCTGCGCCTGCTGGGACGCCTCAGCGACGAAGAAGTAGTGCCGCTGCTGATGGCCTACGCCGTTCATGCCGACGATGCCGTGCGGCATACGGCCCTGCACGCCCTGCGGGAAAACTTCATGGCGGAAGAAGAACTCCTCCGGCTGACCGGCGCAACGCACGCAGACAACGCTTTAACCCCATCCGTATCATGA
- a CDS encoding glycosyltransferase family 2 protein: MMLLTLVYDWTTFVFLFYALMLMGIYLASAVVSYRSIRNHVAESSFIDYRQILTSPLAPKISIIAPAYNEALNIVDNAKSLLSLEYSDFEVVIVNDGSKDETLQRLLEGYNLEKKPVAVLEKVPCKPIRGIYKSRDRAVSHLTVVDKMNGGKSDALNAGINVCTGRLIACIDVDCVLERDALLRMIKPFLQETDQRVIAIGGVIRLANDCEISNGRLLKVRMPRSFIVGAQVLEYMRAFLLSRVAWAKANGLLLVSGALGIFEKETVIEAGGYSHETVGEDMELVMRMRRMMEERREPYAVRYIPDPLCWTEGPSKWQILGRQRNRWTRGLMDSLKFHRRMFFNPNYHVTGMLSMPYWFFYEWLAPVIETAGLAFTVYLIAFGKINYTFFFLLVGAVYAFSVFLSSLAIWTDQKTYLQYRRFNDLVRLVLLALTEPIFYHPFIVYSSIRGNIDYFRGKKGWGTMTRQGLSKPAA, from the coding sequence ATGATGCTGCTGACGCTTGTTTACGACTGGACAACCTTTGTGTTTCTGTTTTACGCCCTCATGCTGATGGGAATCTACCTCGCCTCGGCTGTCGTTTCGTACCGGAGCATCCGGAACCACGTCGCCGAGTCGTCGTTTATTGATTACCGGCAGATTCTGACCTCGCCGCTGGCGCCCAAAATCTCCATCATTGCACCCGCCTACAACGAAGCGCTGAACATCGTGGACAATGCGAAGTCGCTCCTTTCGCTGGAATATTCTGATTTTGAAGTCGTCATTGTGAACGACGGCAGTAAGGACGAAACCTTGCAGCGCCTTCTGGAAGGCTATAATCTGGAAAAAAAACCGGTTGCCGTTCTGGAGAAAGTGCCCTGCAAACCCATCCGGGGCATTTACAAATCCCGCGACCGGGCCGTATCGCACCTGACGGTAGTGGACAAAATGAACGGCGGGAAGTCCGATGCGCTCAACGCCGGAATCAACGTCTGCACCGGGCGGCTGATCGCCTGCATCGACGTGGACTGCGTGCTGGAGCGGGACGCGTTGCTGCGCATGATCAAGCCGTTTTTGCAGGAAACCGACCAGCGGGTAATTGCCATCGGCGGCGTCATTCGCCTGGCCAACGACTGCGAAATCAGCAACGGCCGGCTGCTGAAGGTCCGGATGCCGCGCTCGTTCATCGTCGGGGCGCAGGTGCTGGAATACATGCGGGCGTTTCTGCTGAGCCGGGTCGCCTGGGCCAAAGCCAACGGACTGCTGCTGGTGTCGGGGGCGCTGGGCATTTTTGAAAAAGAAACGGTCATCGAAGCGGGCGGCTATTCCCACGAGACGGTGGGCGAAGACATGGAACTGGTGATGCGGATGCGGCGGATGATGGAAGAACGCCGCGAGCCGTACGCGGTCCGCTACATTCCCGACCCGCTCTGCTGGACCGAAGGACCTTCCAAATGGCAGATCCTCGGTCGGCAGCGCAACCGCTGGACCCGCGGCCTGATGGACTCGCTGAAGTTCCACCGCCGGATGTTTTTCAACCCGAATTACCACGTGACGGGCATGCTCAGTATGCCGTACTGGTTCTTCTACGAATGGCTCGCGCCGGTCATCGAAACGGCCGGACTGGCGTTTACGGTGTACCTGATCGCCTTCGGCAAAATCAATTACACCTTCTTTTTCCTGCTGGTCGGCGCCGTGTACGCGTTTTCCGTCTTTCTGTCGAGTCTGGCCATCTGGACCGACCAGAAAACGTATCTGCAATACCGGCGCTTCAACGACCTGGTCCGGCTGGTGCTGCTGGCGCTGACCGAACCGATTTTTTACCATCCGTTTATCGTCTACAGCAGCATCCGGGGCAATATCGATTATTTCCGGGGCAAAAAAGGCTGGGGCACCATGACCCGGCAGGGGCTGAGCAAACCGGCCGCCTGA
- a CDS encoding YaiO family outer membrane beta-barrel protein, giving the protein MHTLRYFLFFCLLMLSGVRTVRAQSVDSDELFRQAREAAFDRKDYEKAKALCQQALTQSPNYADIRNFLGRLYTWEKKVAEANEQFTTVLKGQPQNREALVGLIDLNYWNDRPVQALTHANTALQFYTDDVEIRLKKVRVLDELRQYSEAYALALAVLKAAPANADARSLVERIKANASQNSVALSYDYLYFDKNYNDALHKAPWQVASLTYGRTTRLGSLAARVNYANRFSGTGFQAELDAYPRLSPTFYAYVSVGLSGDEPIFPRFRAGASLYANLPRSFEAEVGARYLKFSSPTWIYTASAGKYVSSFWINLRTYLIPGDHALSKTFIGTVRYYYGGADDYLGLSGGTGLSPDETRNVLLGETRQNLLSQRASAEFRKGLTSRDVLSLTASWYGEEQANRPRGSQWGVGVGYKKRF; this is encoded by the coding sequence ATGCATACCCTCCGTTATTTCCTGTTTTTCTGCCTGCTGATGCTGTCCGGCGTCCGGACCGTCCGGGCGCAGTCGGTGGATTCCGACGAACTGTTCCGGCAGGCCCGCGAGGCCGCTTTCGACCGCAAGGACTACGAGAAGGCCAAAGCCCTCTGCCAGCAGGCCCTGACGCAAAGCCCGAACTACGCCGATATCCGCAATTTTCTGGGACGCCTTTACACCTGGGAAAAAAAGGTGGCGGAGGCGAACGAGCAGTTTACGACGGTTTTGAAAGGGCAGCCGCAGAACCGCGAGGCGCTGGTCGGGCTGATCGACCTCAATTACTGGAACGACCGCCCGGTTCAGGCCCTGACCCACGCCAACACGGCTTTGCAGTTCTACACCGACGACGTGGAGATTCGCCTGAAGAAAGTCCGGGTGCTCGACGAACTGCGGCAATATTCCGAAGCCTACGCCCTGGCGCTGGCCGTGCTGAAGGCGGCTCCGGCCAATGCGGACGCCCGTTCGCTGGTGGAACGCATCAAGGCAAATGCCAGCCAGAACTCCGTGGCACTCAGCTACGACTACCTGTATTTTGACAAAAACTACAACGACGCCCTACACAAGGCACCCTGGCAGGTGGCCAGCCTGACCTACGGCCGCACGACCCGACTGGGTTCGCTGGCCGCCCGCGTCAACTACGCCAACCGTTTCAGCGGCACGGGTTTTCAGGCCGAACTGGACGCGTATCCGCGCCTCAGCCCGACGTTTTACGCCTACGTAAGCGTCGGATTGTCGGGCGACGAGCCGATTTTTCCGCGTTTCCGGGCCGGGGCTTCGCTGTACGCTAACCTGCCGCGCAGCTTCGAGGCGGAAGTGGGGGCTCGCTACCTGAAATTCAGCAGTCCGACCTGGATTTACACGGCCTCGGCGGGCAAGTACGTCTCCAGCTTCTGGATCAACCTGCGGACGTACCTGATTCCGGGCGACCACGCGCTGTCGAAAACCTTCATCGGCACGGTGCGCTATTACTACGGCGGGGCGGACGACTACCTCGGCCTCAGCGGCGGCACGGGCCTTTCGCCGGACGAAACCCGCAACGTGCTGCTGGGCGAAACCCGCCAGAATCTGCTTTCCCAGCGCGCCAGCGCCGAATTCCGCAAGGGCCTGACCAGCCGCGACGTGCTGTCCCTGACGGCCTCCTGGTACGGCGAAGAACAGGCCAACCGCCCCCGCGGCAGCCAGTGGGGTGTCGGCGTGGGGTATAAGAAACGATTTTAA
- a CDS encoding LTA synthase family protein, producing the protein MISSPSPKRAQPIQKPFFHPQFWALSVGWLTLILLVRLGELLWLAVWQSGATLNAPLIGQALMYDARYFWQTSAGLFVLFTGFSVVSLRAARRAYLTACVLLTLAHLGLVVYFSKTSVLLGADLYGYDAAEIRQTVGSEGGLSWLILLALVVAVAGVTAALRLAPRFVGAPGRSSVAGLVGVAFLSLLLPPNSFVHAPEFANDYANSLSDNKSLHFLTASLDHFGREADGGPDIYADSYIAGSGPATAAEELRLATYLDEQQYPFLHRDETPDVLSPFFQAGAAKPNVVLIVVEGLGRAFSGEDAYLGSFTPFLDSLAQKSLYWNNFLSQGGRTFAALPSLLGSLPFAQHGFADLGPRMPEHLSLTGVLKRNGYRTAFYYGGNSSFDNMNPFLRKEGIDRIADEASFSPAYRKMPAANGFSWGYGDKDLFDFFLAQNNPADATPKLQVLLTVSTHSPFRYEGHERFEQRFEQRLNELSLSADEKAARREYRDELASVMYLDDALRQLMDRYRQRPDFARTVFLITGDHRMPEIPMVSKVDRYHVPLLVYSPLLKQSARFRSVSGHYDVAPSLLALLRTQYGLRTPSVASWVGTGLDTTRAFRNVHAYPMMMTKVEMVDYVMGRYLLNEQSLYRLSDNLQMEPVNDEAAKSRLENAFARFKQQNARIGAGTRMLPDSVR; encoded by the coding sequence ATGATTTCCTCTCCTTCCCCAAAACGGGCTCAACCTATCCAAAAACCATTTTTTCACCCCCAGTTCTGGGCCCTTTCGGTCGGCTGGCTGACGCTGATTCTGCTCGTCCGGCTGGGCGAACTGCTCTGGCTGGCCGTCTGGCAATCCGGAGCTACGCTGAACGCCCCGCTGATCGGCCAGGCGCTGATGTACGATGCGCGGTACTTCTGGCAGACCAGTGCCGGGCTGTTTGTGCTGTTCACCGGATTTTCGGTTGTCTCGCTCCGGGCGGCGCGGCGGGCCTATCTGACCGCCTGCGTGCTGCTGACGCTGGCGCACCTGGGTCTGGTGGTCTATTTTTCCAAAACCTCGGTTCTGCTCGGGGCCGACCTGTACGGCTACGACGCGGCCGAAATCCGGCAGACGGTCGGGTCAGAAGGGGGCCTGAGCTGGCTGATTCTGCTGGCGCTGGTCGTGGCGGTCGCCGGGGTCACGGCTGCACTCCGGCTGGCTCCGCGCTTCGTCGGTGCGCCCGGAAGAAGTTCTGTAGCCGGTCTGGTGGGCGTCGCTTTCCTGTCGCTGCTGCTGCCGCCCAACAGCTTTGTCCACGCCCCGGAATTTGCCAACGACTACGCCAATTCGCTGAGCGACAACAAATCGCTCCATTTTCTGACGGCCAGCCTTGACCATTTTGGCCGGGAGGCCGACGGCGGGCCGGACATCTACGCCGATTCGTACATTGCGGGCAGCGGCCCGGCAACGGCGGCCGAAGAACTGCGGCTGGCGACCTACCTCGACGAGCAGCAGTACCCGTTTCTGCACCGCGATGAAACGCCCGACGTGCTGAGTCCGTTCTTTCAGGCGGGTGCGGCCAAACCCAACGTGGTCCTGATTGTGGTGGAAGGTCTGGGCCGGGCGTTTTCGGGCGAGGACGCCTATCTGGGGTCGTTCACGCCGTTTCTGGACTCGCTGGCGCAGAAAAGTCTGTACTGGAACAACTTCCTGAGCCAGGGCGGCCGGACGTTTGCGGCCCTGCCGTCGCTGCTGGGTTCGCTGCCGTTTGCCCAGCACGGCTTTGCCGACCTCGGCCCGCGGATGCCCGAACACCTGTCGCTGACGGGTGTGCTCAAACGCAACGGCTACCGGACGGCCTTTTACTACGGCGGCAATTCTTCCTTCGACAACATGAATCCGTTTCTGCGGAAAGAGGGCATCGACCGCATTGCCGACGAGGCTTCGTTTAGTCCGGCCTACCGCAAGATGCCTGCGGCCAACGGCTTTAGCTGGGGCTACGGCGACAAAGACTTGTTTGATTTCTTTCTTGCACAAAATAATCCCGCCGACGCGACGCCCAAACTTCAGGTTCTGCTGACGGTTTCGACGCACAGTCCGTTCCGGTACGAAGGACACGAACGGTTTGAGCAACGTTTTGAACAGCGCCTGAACGAGCTTTCGCTTTCGGCCGACGAAAAAGCCGCCCGCCGCGAATACAGGGACGAACTGGCGTCGGTGATGTACCTCGACGACGCGCTGCGGCAGTTGATGGACCGCTATCGCCAGCGCCCGGATTTTGCCCGGACGGTGTTCCTCATTACGGGCGACCACCGGATGCCCGAAATTCCGATGGTCAGCAAGGTGGACCGCTACCACGTACCGCTGCTAGTGTATTCGCCGCTGCTGAAACAGTCCGCGCGGTTCCGCTCCGTGTCGGGGCACTACGACGTCGCGCCGTCTCTGCTGGCGCTGCTCAGAACGCAGTATGGCCTTCGCACGCCTTCCGTCGCCAGTTGGGTCGGGACGGGTCTGGACACCACGCGCGCGTTCCGGAACGTGCACGCCTACCCGATGATGATGACGAAAGTGGAGATGGTCGATTACGTGATGGGCCGTTACCTGCTCAACGAGCAGAGCCTCTACCGGCTCAGCGACAACCTGCAGATGGAACCTGTCAACGACGAAGCCGCGAAAAGCCGCCTCGAAAATGCCTTTGCCCGCTTCAAACAGCAGAACGCCCGGATTGGAGCCGGCACCAGAATGCTGCCCGATTCGGTGCGGTAG
- a CDS encoding ATP-binding response regulator — translation MQATNELSRLTALRQYGLLDSLPEKDYDRLTFLASQICQTPVASVSLVDEDRVWFKSVQGIEIREVSRNGAYCSYAIMQPNELMIVPDATQDRRFDANVARDAFPFYAGIPLTDSEGYALGALCVFDSQPRTLTHEQQEALRALGHQVERLIELRRTHADLAHARQKAEERAQENSRLLATLSHELRNPVHAMAGLAQQLIEDSPRPDQTPTLVTLQTAGKNLIALTTCILDYGKLKAGRIQLDAHPFSLLSWLTHGIQLHASRASSKNLTLKLETERGIPDSVLGDHTRLTQVLNNLISNALKFTPAGEVVVRMRQLRTSSTHVTLQIEVEDTGIGIPEDALNTLFNEYTQVGNSSKGHEGTGLGLSITFQLLRLMGSSLEVRSEVGRGSTFWFTLYLPIAPPALPEITAESLASSWENVSVLAVDDNSMNTTLLSATLKAMGFRVTVLNVPEEALELAKVQPFDLVLLDLHMPGLSGYALAKELALLQPGVPMIALSADGCPDTLELVEAAGFRAFLTKPYRRAQLKSLFDTILLPK, via the coding sequence ATGCAGGCAACCAACGAACTAAGCCGGCTGACGGCCCTCCGTCAGTATGGCCTTCTTGATTCCCTTCCCGAAAAAGATTACGACCGCCTTACGTTTCTCGCATCCCAGATTTGCCAGACACCGGTAGCTTCCGTTAGTCTGGTGGACGAAGACCGTGTGTGGTTCAAATCCGTGCAGGGCATCGAAATCCGGGAAGTTTCGCGCAATGGCGCGTACTGCTCCTACGCGATTATGCAACCCAATGAACTGATGATCGTGCCGGATGCCACGCAGGACCGCCGGTTCGACGCCAACGTGGCCCGCGACGCCTTTCCTTTTTACGCCGGTATACCGCTCACCGATTCGGAAGGGTACGCGCTGGGAGCGCTGTGTGTGTTCGACAGCCAGCCGCGCACGCTTACGCACGAACAGCAGGAAGCCCTCCGGGCGCTGGGGCATCAGGTAGAACGTCTCATTGAGCTGCGGCGGACCCATGCCGACCTGGCCCACGCCCGGCAAAAGGCTGAAGAACGGGCTCAGGAAAACAGCCGCCTGCTCGCCACCCTCAGCCACGAACTTCGCAACCCCGTTCACGCGATGGCGGGGCTGGCCCAGCAGCTCATCGAAGACTCGCCGCGGCCCGACCAGACGCCTACGCTGGTCACTCTCCAGACAGCCGGGAAAAACCTGATCGCGCTGACGACCTGCATTCTGGATTACGGCAAACTGAAAGCCGGACGAATTCAACTGGATGCGCACCCCTTTTCGCTTCTGTCCTGGCTGACCCACGGCATCCAGCTTCACGCCTCCAGGGCCAGCAGCAAAAATCTGACGCTGAAGCTCGAAACCGAACGGGGCATTCCCGATTCCGTACTGGGCGACCATACCCGTCTGACCCAGGTTCTGAACAATCTGATCAGCAACGCCCTGAAATTTACTCCCGCCGGCGAGGTGGTGGTACGCATGCGGCAGCTTCGCACCTCGTCTACCCACGTCACGCTGCAGATCGAAGTGGAAGATACCGGCATCGGCATTCCCGAAGATGCGCTCAATACGCTTTTCAACGAATACACCCAGGTAGGCAACTCGTCGAAGGGGCACGAAGGCACGGGGCTGGGCCTGTCGATCACGTTTCAGCTGCTGAGGCTGATGGGCAGCAGTCTGGAAGTCCGCAGTGAGGTTGGCCGGGGCAGTACGTTCTGGTTTACGCTTTATCTGCCCATCGCGCCGCCCGCGCTTCCCGAAATCACCGCCGAGTCGCTGGCGTCTTCGTGGGAAAATGTTTCGGTTCTGGCCGTGGACGACAATTCGATGAATACGACGCTTCTGTCGGCTACGCTGAAGGCTATGGGCTTCCGGGTGACCGTTCTGAACGTCCCGGAAGAAGCCCTGGAACTGGCAAAAGTCCAGCCGTTTGACCTCGTTCTGCTCGATCTGCACATGCCGGGCCTGAGCGGCTACGCGCTGGCGAAGGAACTGGCCCTTTTGCAGCCCGGCGTACCGATGATTGCGCTTTCGGCGGACGGCTGCCCCGATACGCTCGAACTGGTGGAGGCCGCCGGTTTTCGGGCGTTTCTGACCAAGCCTTACCGCCGAGCGCAGTTAAAAAGCCTTTTTGATACTATCTTATTGCCGAAATGA